The genomic DNA ACTTTTCAAGCGTTTCTGTAAATGTGTGGAGTGTTGTCACTGTAGAGTCAAACTTCACAAGTCCAATGACATGATGGAAATCATAAGCCATGCTCCGTGTTGCAAAGTTGTCAAAAAGCTCTTTTACAGCATGGATTTTCTGTATTTCCACACTTTCATAGCATACCTCAGACATTGATGAGCTTGTATCTATCAGCACCTAATGAAATCACAGTTTAGAAGTCATTGagatgcatttttttcctcaagtTGAAGCATATACTTTGTAGGGACCTTGACTTAGCACTtagtttgtcattttgtcacACCAGATAGAAAAAGTCCCAAATGTGTCTGTGCTTGACattatcatatataataatgtggTCAATCTTTCAGTCAAGCCCATGCTAGTTGCTTATGAGTCTAAAATAGCTTGTAGAGTGTCTGAGTTAATTTACAATTGCAATAAAGTAATGCTAGGACCTTTGGGATAGATGTTTGAAATATGTTTAGtctgtttttccattttgcaCTGTATTGAACTACAGAGGTTATGCATAGGTCCATAGACACCAATGtcttattccttttttttctcttggttAATTGGTTATTATAAGAGGCCAGTTTCCACCCATGGGCCATCTGTCTCAACTGAGGTCTAAAGATGTATACACATAATGGTCAGTTAAGGAATTACATGTAACCCCTATATAACCCCTATACAGCCCCTCTTAAGTAGTACATGCctgcataatatatatatttatcaacAGAACAAGCTAAACCAACATGTTACATGTTAAAGTAAAAACACCTTTTTCAAACAAGGTCCTAAGCCAGAGGTCCtaatacagacagaaaacatgctACAAAATAGACTATATCTAATATATATGATAATAGAATCTTAAAAATCAACAATAATTCATTAATAGCTCAAGTAAAAGTCCATTGATAACAACTGTATTCctaaaatgtcttttataaTGGTGTTCTAATGCACCAAATGCTTCTGGGGCTAAGTGATGGCACCATATCCAGATTTTATTATTCATCCATAGATATAAACACTGCTTTTTCAACATAGATTTTTCTGGTATGATTTATTTTGTGGGTATCAGCAGTAAAATACTTACTTTTTACTGAGTCAACTGAACTCTGAGGCTGTAGGACAACCAGTGGTTCTAAACAGATCTAGAGTGAGGAAATAAAACAGTCCCCCCTACCAACTATGTCTCCACTAAAATAATGGAAGTAGCAAATGATCAATATTACCAGAATAGCTTCTTTTGGAGTCCTGGTTGTGTCAAGGGATTGATCGTCTCTATGGTCACCAGTTCTGCACAAAAGGTGCAAAATTTCATGTTATGTTGAGTTGTAAGATGGATGGGCCAAACATGTGTTCATGAgccaaacacactcaaacaaactCACTTTAGTTGCTTGTTCATGACAAGACTACTCCTGTTTATTTGATATGTTTATCACTAAAGCAGTGGTTAAACCCTATGAGGAGGAGTCTCTTAAATCATTTGTCTCCTCGGAGTCAGCACAAGACTGGCCAGGCTGAAGAGCCTCTCCATGGTCGCACTAGATGGCGTTTCCATCCTGACATAACAGCGGTCCAGATAGCTCACCAAAGTTTTCCTGTCTGATGACAGCTGTACATTCACTATTATCATTACTTTGCTGAGTAAGTTTCTGAAAGACAGAGACTTCACTGTACAAACGAGCAACACACATGCTTTGGCTGCCTGGTTGGGGTCTGCTTGAGCGTCACTGTAGGTCCGTGAGTGTCTCGttagctttgtgttagcatgaGAGGTCAGGCAGTTGTTGCGCAAGTGTgaatgaaaagcatctgattatttttttattggcccaatttatacataataattgaaGAACTTATGTAATGCAATTAAcaacatatttgtttgtttagtaactgtaatgtgattactgactgtaGACACAGTAACGCATTACATTATTGCGttacagataaatgtaatgtgattacacCCAACACTGGTGTTCACACATTCTTAATGCACAAGTTACAATTGTATGACTAAAtgagatatttattttattgtttagttgtcttttaatatttttcaagtATAAATgccaataaactttttttttttaattgttactAAATGGTTATACTCACTTTGCTGCTAGTTCATCCACATCAACATCTTTGACTTTGCCAGCCAGACAATCATACACCTTAATCATTGCAGGTGTTGCCTTGTCTTTGTGCATATAAACACCAAGGTTGTCTGCAAAGGACAAAACAACATGTCTCTCATATGAAAGTTATAATAGGTTCAAAGGTACATGATCCACACTAGGAAGTGTGTCCCTAAATATATACCTAAATATAtaattcaatacattttaaaaacaggccAATACAACTACAGTAAtcaagaaagacagaaagaacaaattaaaaaggtagGCTTATGAAATGGCAATCACACTATGAACAACTATGAATGTAACATGATTCTGGTACCTATACCCATCTGGTACCAATGGTACCATTTCCTCATTGTGGCTAAAGGAGCGATTCTTTGGAATCATTGTAAACCCTGGGGTCTGGAAATCACACACCAGAacttctttgttgtcttttggtTTTCACATAGAAATGGTCTATATACTTTAAACTGCCTCGCTATCTTTCTCCAGCAGGGGCCTCTTTGTAAAAAAATCCCTTGAATACAAATCTCTGAAATATTTGATACACTGTCAGCTGTATTGTAATGAACCTGATGTTGAGGCACTGATCACAATCACCAGTAGTAAAGCAGTATTTTTAAGTTACATATTAATTATGgaaaacgtactaaatggacagcgtgtattatcttgcacagttgaaagatgcaTACCTCAGTGCGCCGTGTTAgcagatcagcttgcacattttttgtgggtGATTTCAAGTgtgtacacatttttacacatgtagGGTTCTCTGAGTGAAAAGACTATCTCTCCACTTCACCATACATATGGAATATGTAGCTGGGTGGAGAGATAGTCTCATTTTATGCAGTACCTGCACTCAAGAAAACAAGATTTGGCCCTAGAAATCCCAGGTCCTTCAGAAGCAGCGGTGGAGTTACATTGAGTTGAGGGAGTTCTTTCAGTTCCTCTGCCATGTTTCCAAAAGTCTTCTCAGTATCTATGTGAAAGCTGTAATTGAAATACACAAATTACTGCATTGTGTGTGCGCTTAAATGATGTGAGAAGGAAAGCAAGACATGTTTCTTATCTCATTATTACTAATAAATCTCTATTTATCTTAGTAGTATAGAAGTAGTATAGAAGTAGTATAGTGTACTGTTACTACGACTACATACCACACTTCCCACATTAAGAATCAGTTACAAGGAATCAGACTGATCACTTTAGATAACCAGCTACTGTAATCACCATAAGCATGATGACATTGTTATATGGGCCACTGATATAATCAGAAAATACTATATGTGCACCATCGAAATCCACATGACAAAACTTTATATACAAAACTGTGCAGCTTTATTATAGCACATTTTAGCATAATTCATGAACAAGGAATTTAATAATACATACTTCTGACCAGTCACACAGCCATTAGAAAGCCAAAGATAGTATGTTGTAACTGAAGGATGAACACTGAGCAAAATCTTCTCAATGTCAGTGGCTCTCTTGAGTGATGTTTCTTGCAAAACTGTCTCAGTACAGTTTGGaatcttctcttcatctttaaaaagatatgtatatttttaaagttaaaacatgatgttcataataaaacatctgaatacTCTACAACAAAGTACCGATGTAAGaagaaattataatttaaaaaaaaaatggaaatatgatGTGATCATCCAGTCCAACCTTTACCGAAGACCTTTACACCCATAAATAATATCACtcacaaatattttatttagtattaAACACTGGAAACAACCAGTTAACATTTTGATGGTCAAATGCTGTATTAATCATGGCTTTTGTTAGTATAATATTGGTATAAGCGGTATAAGCACATGGTTTACACTAGgtacagggaggaaggagggtggggCGAGCACTAGGGTTTGCACatattattctctttatttatttgtttatctgtttaatttattttattttatttcttttgagtctgtatcagacaaatatgtttgattatttagatatggtaataagtaaatataaataacaattaggattaaaatacatacataaataagatataaacacacaggaaataaataaataataaatagttgaatTATAAATTGGAGAAGGGGTAGGATTCAATAAGCGAATGCGTATTCCTactccttttcaaacatgtttaatcaatgttgttttccttgttttgtgcgtttgactgttgttttctgttatgtaagatacatatatttatatcttttctttgtttttgtttttctacatgtttgaaataaagccttcattcattcattcatttataattttaaTCCACTACATActgcattttaaagatttttttttaactttgattATCTGCAGCACATACGCTTTTTCCAGGACACCTGGTACTCCAGGTATAGTGACTGGATCAAAGAAACGCTTGTTGTCTTCAGACATCAGAGAAACTGGTGCGTAGTCTTCATGGTCTGCTGTCTCtatctgtcaatcaatcaatcaatctttattaatATAGCCCCAAATTacaccaaaccaaaaaaaataaaaatgaaaaattcagGGGACACCAGGCATTAACACTCTGCTGTAACTATATCACTCATCGTCGTCTTAACAGAAGTACAGGTTATatctattatattttatgttcaaGAATATTGCTTCTTGCCTCTTCATAGTAACATAGTAggcatatttatattttctgacCATTTTGAAATTGTGTAGTAAAGATGAAAGAAATATATGCTCTGTATGGTTGCGAACATTTGTAATTGAACACTGACGGCTCTTATTTAATTATAACAGGTTATATGAAGATATTCTGTGACCAAAGTAATATcaaaaaagcactttaaaagGCATGCAATGTAAATAGCTGGCAGCATACAGTTTCTGAATGACAACAACCCTGACAACAACTAAACCAGATGGCATGTTATGTAAGATGACCTGATCTATGGTTAAAATAAAAGGTGGCCAAATTTAGAAAAGGCATGTGATCATTGTCCAGGTCAGTTAGGTTAGTTACTTTTGTCTTTAGACAAAAGTAaattatgaaatgaataaattaaatgaagacCTAATGGGTTTCATGTGTGATTTACCAAACACAATTCGTAAGTGAACTTCTACATAACAATAGTTTAagtgaggattttcagtctggatatAGTTACAAATGATATTCTAATTGCTTAGACAAAGAACTTCTCTCTGTACTTGTCTTGTTAGATTTTAGTGCCGCATTTGACAACCATTACCATCACATCATattacagaaacagaaacacttaAATGGAATTAAAGGAACTGCTTTAAGCTGGTTTAACTCCTATTTATCAGATCAATTTCAGTTTGTACGGTGAATCCATGCACACAAAAGTCAGAAACAGTGTTCCTCAgtgttcagtgcttggaccaatactattcaaccgtatatatgcttcctttatgTAATATCATTCAGAAACACTccataaatgttcattgttatgcagattatactcaattatatctatcaatgaAGCCAGGTGAATCCTATCATTTTAAACTCCAAGCATGCCTTATTGACAGTTACAGTGCCTTCAGCAGCTGAGATTGGAGAGACTCTGCATACAACAACTGTTGCTTTATGGGAGAGTGGCAAAAAGAAAACCACTGTTGAAGAAAGCTTATAGTAAATCTCGACTAGAGTTCACCCAAAGGCATGTGGGAGACTCTAAGGTCAACTAGAAGAAGGTTCTTtggtctgatgagaccaaaatgGACCTTTTTTGCATCAGACTAGACACTATGTTTGGCGGACACCAAACACTgcacatcaccacaaacacaccatccccaccatgcagcatggtggtggcagcatcatgctgtggggatgcttCACAGCAACAGGCCCTGGAAGGCTTGTAAAGGTAGAGGGtcaaatgaatacagcaaaatatagaGAAATCCTGGAGGACAATCTGATTCAGTCTGCAAGAGAACCGCGGTGCgggagaaaatgtattttccagcAAGACAATGACGTGAAGCATACAGTGAAAGCTACACAGAAATGGTTTAAAGACAACAAGGTGAATGTTCTGGAGTGGCTGAGTCAAAGCCCAGACCTCAATCCAATAGAGAATTTGTGGCTGGACTCTTGCAACGTGACAGAGCTTGAGCAGttttgcaaagaagaatggAGTAAAATCACAGTGTCCAGATGTGTAAGCCTGATTGAGACCTATCCACACAGACTCAGTGCTGTGATTGCAGCCAAAGGTTCATCTACTAAATACTGGCTTGAAggggtgaatatttatgcaatcacttattttacattatgtattttttattaattgacattactttgtagaaatttattttcactattaatgcattcagtaacctaaacttcttccccggagttgtctgtgctctctcgtctcacaggtaatctgggcctgtagatgtccggatgacagattccagtcccggaccttcaagcttcaatgtttattttcaatatgGTTCTCTCttctattcttgctctctctctcctctctaccccaaccggtcgaggcagatggccgcccactctgaggctggttctgcctgaggtttcttcctgttaaaagggagttttttcttgccattgtcgttAAGAGCTTGCTCAtgtaggaatgttgggtctctttaaaattaaaacctgaagagtacggtttagacctgccctatgtgtaaagtgccttgagataactttgttgtgatttggtgctaatTGAgtgattgattttgatgttaaagaggttgtttttttttactgtaactgcgtttttaaaaaaagacaaattatattgaccatgatccaatttataaaagcaataaaagtgGAAAGCATCCAAGGGGTTAAATATTCTATTTTTTGGCACAGTAGTTATTGTGCTTTGTCctaaacacattatctaatgacaTAGCTACTCTGGTTGACATGACTCAAAACAAATATAGAAATACCTTTGCTTCTGTCATGAGAAATGCCCAGCAGTATGTGGAATTCTCAAAGACATCAAGGTCCTCAATGATCTTTTCACCTCGTTTTGATCCAAGCTTTGGCAAAAGTTCCCTAAAGAGTGTGTACAGACCTTCAACCACTGCAATctacaggaaaagaaaaaaagttaacacAAGAAAATTCTCTCAAGACTGCTTCAGTTTAAAAACAACGCAGAGTATAATATACTATGCTCATTTGTAAATTAGTACCTTAAATCACTTATTTCAAAAAGGTCAATGTAACTGctaataaagttaatattacAACATTTTGTACCAATTACCTTTTGAGTCCTGGATAGGAATCGATTCTTCATGAGTAACTGATACAAACTCTGAGCCAGAGGGTTACATCCTGTAAGTTTTCGTATGTAGCCAATCAAATTCTTGTGTGAAAGCACAGTAGGTTGGTTTTTCTAGAGGAGAAACAAATATAATGCAattccaaaatgtatttaaagaatatttagggatgaaatattgaaaaatgaaatggttATATGACATGAAACACTGCTTACAATGACATAAAGTGAGGACAAGAACACACTGATTCCTTTGGGAGTTTGCTGCACAGAAGGCACAACATCATTACTGAAGAACTCAGTGGTGTCTGGAACCTTCTCAGCAAATGAGGACAGTGAGAAGTGGACTATTGTCCCTTCTGAGATTCCACAACTTTCTAATGCGTTGACACCACCATCTCCACCTCtgaaaatatgattaataaGCACATGTACACATAGAATAAGATATTACTATTGATGATCAGTGTCAAAAGCCATACTATCAATGGATTACAATCAATGTGAATTACTTGTAATGAAGAACGTGTGCTGGGATTCCACTTTCATTCGCAAGCTTGTTCTTCAAATCAGAGATTGTGTCAGTTGCCAAATTTACCTTCACCTCGAAGTCTCCCtatgtaaaaaatatcaaatacacGAGAGAGTCAAGTCAGAGATTTAACTAAGAGCCCTTCTAGAGATGTGCTGCTGATATCAACAGGAGTAATGAACTATAAATCAGTGGCAAAGCCTTTTGAAACTTGGTTGGATGCTGCAGTATTTAGCATTTAGTACAATATTTACACACAATGGCCATAACAGAAACTCATAAGCTAAACCAACTGTTATACTATCCAGAAAACTGTTTTGTTCATGGGTTTCCTTCACTGtcagtaataaaacatctaaaagcaaataTCTCATCAGATGGAGGACTGTGATTCcctttgtgtcagtttagggatCCTTggacatgaaaacatttaagaacCACTGAATTAGATTACAGTACCTTGAGCATGACATGGCACCGAACTGTATCCTTTCTGGAGGTTTCCGTAAGTGGTCTGGTTGTATTTTGAGGAGATGCATTCAGGTTCTCCTTTGGTGTAAATATAGCATAGATTACATCTCCACTTTTAATGTGTCTATCCTCTAAAGACCCTgtagaggaaaaacaaaatttaaaaaaacaaacaacacttcATATATTTAGTTGTGTTGTATACTGTAAGGGTGTTGAGATTCTAATGAAGTCACAGGGcagattttttgtttgtcttttgttatGTAGGCCTGATACATATAGTGAAACAAAAATCAGATAGTGCTGGTAAAATGATTGGTTTTAAATGTTGGGGAGTGAGTTACCATTTAGcctcatgttttttgtttgtttttttgttttagaataAGTGGAACATAGAAAAAATGGTTCTTTTTGGACTCCCTGATTTTCTTATAGCATTAATTCCAGTAAAGTGCCTTCAAGCCAAAGTCAGTATATTCTCATATGGGAATAAGATTGTGTTGCATTTGGTTTCgaacaacaacagcaaagcTGCAGGGACAGGACAGGAGCTCATTTTCCACCTTAGTGTGTCTCAGCTGTGCCTGCATCGCTACAATTAAGACAACTAGTACACTGGAGTGGTATATGGGGCTGTTGGTGTCCTCTCTGCATCTCCAAACATACAATAAATCCATTTTTATCATATTCTGACCAAACTGCATCACCCAGGCTTTGTTATATACAAAAGTTCTGTTAACTTTCATGTACTCCTTTAAAAAAGTTGAAGTCAGATGACCAGCTGTGTCTACATgtaattcacattcatttccTATATTGTTACTTGTATAACTTTCATCATACCTAAACTGTGTTTTCATCATTTGTGTTGTAAAGGCCAAATATTCCTTCAGTGTCATTACTTATTTTAAACCTCAGCACTCAGTGAACTTACATGTGTTGAAGAAGGGATCATCAGTCAAGGGCATCCCGTCCACTGTGTAGAGGCAGACACCTTTGGAAGAACCAATACTTTCAAGGTGACAGATCCTCAACATCAGATCTTCAACTGTGTTTTGTGATGGATCCATATCTACAAGttcaaaataacaaaagtaCAGAGGTGATTGTTTTGATTGTATGACTTATCTACTTGCTCTGTCATTCCAGACCCAGCCTCATGGTGTCCCTGATGAGTGCTCTTAGTGCTTGATCTGACCTACATTTTGTCTTCTACCCCAACTgcttgttgtttctttttgcaTAAAGGCATTGGCTGTATCTTAGGCTTGCTCAGATGTCAGCAGCAACAAGGGGTACTCTGTCAAGGTATTTCACTACCAactttttcctctgctctgtcaAAAgtttaatggtaaaaaaaagtcttacCTGTGATATGTTTCGGTTCAGGACATTTGGGATATGTGTACTGCAGAGAGAATGACTGTAATGACTTCTGCACAGAcattgcagctgtgtgtgttggagCTCTCAGTCTGCCAATGGTGGTTTTCATTTTAGAAAACCGAGTTTTTTCCACTTGGCTGAATCCTGTTTGGAAATACATTCATTCTTatgaatttcacattttt from Scomber scombrus chromosome 16, fScoSco1.1, whole genome shotgun sequence includes the following:
- the LOC133995953 gene encoding uncharacterized protein LOC133995953, with product MKTTIGRLRAPTHTAAMSVQKSLQSFSLQYTYPKCPEPKHITDMDPSQNTVEDLMLRICHLESIGSSKGVCLYTVDGMPLTDDPFFNTWSLEDRHIKSGDVIYAIFTPKENLNASPQNTTRPLTETSRKDTVRCHVMLKGDFEVKVNLATDTISDLKNKLANESGIPAHVLHYKGGDGGVNALESCGISEGTIVHFSLSSFAEKVPDTTEFFSNDVVPSVQQTPKGISVFLSSLYVIKNQPTVLSHKNLIGYIRKLTGCNPLAQSLYQLLMKNRFLSRTQKIAVVEGLYTLFRELLPKLGSKRGEKIIEDLDVFENSTYCWAFLMTEAKIETADHEDYAPVSLMSEDNKRFFDPVTIPGVPGVLEKAFHIDTEKTFGNMAEELKELPQLNVTPPLLLKDLGFLGPNLVFLSADNLGVYMHKDKATPAMIKVYDCLAGKVKDVDVDELAAKTGDHRDDQSLDTTRTPKEAILVLIDTSSSMSEVCYESVEIQKIHAVKELFDNFATRSMAYDFHHVIGLVKFDSTVTTLHTFTETLEKFKS